A stretch of DNA from Thiomicrospira sp. XS5:
CCGGTGTTGTTTTTGGCGTCTCCGTGAAAGAGATGCGTATTCTATAGCCTCCCCAGTTTTTTGCAACCGTTTTTTGCATCTTTTTTGAAAAAAATTCAGGCCATTTTTAACGACCATTCGATTTCCCGTTTAATATCAAAGAACTTGTCGTTTTCGCCCCTTTCAAAATAAAAAACCGCCAGGCCTGGCGGTTTTTAAGAAAGCGATTCTCGCTTAAGCCTGAACGGTGATTCGGGCAAACTTTCGTTTACCCACTTGATAGACTTGTCCTTCACAATTTTCAACCGGTGCCCGGCTATCGGACACTTTTTCGCCATTCAATTTGACCGCCCCTTGTTTCACCATACGATGTCCGTCGGAAGTCGACGCAACCAAACCGGCTTCTTTCAACACATTCGCCAACGGCATAACGTCATGAAACGTGAATTCCGGCATGTCATCCGGGATGGCGTTTTTGGAGAAACGAGTCTCAAAATCTTTCAAAGCGGCTTCGGCACTTTCTTTATTATGGAAACGCTCAATCAATTCCAACGCCAACTTGATTTTAATGTTGCGTGGATTTTCGCCGTCTTTCACCGCTTGCTGATAACCGGCAATGGTTTCCAACGTTTCGAATGACAGCAACTCGTAGTAACGCCACATCAAATCATCGGAAATCGACATCACTTTCCCGAACATATCATTTGGGGCATCTTTAATACCAATATAGTTCCCCAAGGACTTGGACATTTTTTGCACGCCATCCAGCCCCTCCAAAATCGGCATCGTCAACGTACACTGAGCATCTTTACCGTAATGTTGTTGCAGAGTACGCCCCATCAGCAAATTGAACTTCTGGTCGGTTCCGCCCAACTCAATGTCCGCGTCCATCGCAACGGAATCATACCCTTGCACCAACGGATACAGGAATTCGTGAATCGCAATCGGCGTATTGGACGCATAACGATCGCCAAAGTCGTTACGCTCTAACATGCGCGCCACCGTGGTGGTGCCAGCCAACTTAATCATATCCGCCGCCGTCAACTTGGACATCCATTCGGAATTGAACACCACTTGGGTTTTGGCCGGATCCAAAATTTTAAAGACCTGCTCTTTATAGGTCTCGGCATTGCGCAGCACATCGTCTTCCGACAACGGCGGACGCGTCGCGCTTTTGCCGGTCGGGTCACCAATCATGGCGGTGAAGTCACCGATCAGGAACAAAATTTCATGCCCTAAATCCTGAAACTGCTTCAGTTTGTTAATCAAGACCGTGTGCCCTAAGTGCAAATCCGGTGCCGTCGGATCAAACCCGGCTTTCACCTTCAACGGCTTGCCCGACTCCAATTTTTCCACCAATTCTTTCTCGACCAGAATCTCTTCGGCGCCCCGTTTGATAATCGCTAATTGTTCTTCTACTGTTTTCATCTCAATCTTTCTATTCAAAATCACTGTTTATTTTTTCTATATTCGGTTGTGCTTTACCCGCACAAAACGGTATCGGTGTTCAGCGTCAAGCGGCCCGTCATCTCGTTGACCGAGGCATAGCCGTGACGCTTCATATATCGCTCCACACCTTTCGCCACTTTTTTCACCAGCAATGGGTCTTTGGCGATGGCGGTGCCAATGGCCACCATTGAGGCCCCGGCCAATATAAATTCAATTGCATCTTCCGCCGAGGCAATCCCGCCCAAACCGATAATCGGCACATCGTATTGCTTGGCCACTTGATAGACCTGATGCACCTTCAGCAACGCAATCGGTTTAATCGCCGGGCCGGAAAGCCCACCTTGGTTATTACCTAATGTCGGCGTGGCGGAATCAATATCGATCTGCATCCCCATCATCGTATTAATGGCGGAGAGAATATCCGCACCGGCATCAATCACTCGGCGCGCGCCTTCGGCAATATCGGTCTGGTTCGGCGACAACTTCACAATCAACGGTTTGCTCGTACAGGCCCGACAGGCTTCAACCACGCGCGCCGCCATCTCCGGATCATTCCCGAAGGCCGCACCACCCTTTTTCACATTCGGACACGAAATATTCACCTCGATGGCCGGCAAATCGGTTTGATCGAACAAGCGCACCACTTCCGCATACTCCTCCACCGAAGAGCCGGAGACATTAATGATAAATTGTGTTTGGCTTAAATCGAGCTTTGGTAGATAATCTGCAATCACGGCATGCGCGCCCGGGTTTTGCAAACCGATGGAATTCAGCAACCCGCAAGGCGACTCCATGACGCGCTCCGGTTTGTTGCCGAGCTTCGGCTCCAAGGTGGTGCCTTTGAGAAAGACGGCCCCCACATCGCGATTGGAAAAACCGGACACCGCTTGGTACTCGAAACCGTAACCGGCATTACCGGAAGCCATCGCCACCGGGTTTGCAAACCGAATACCTTTTAAATCAACCGATAAATCAACCAAGTTTTTCACCATTACATTAAATTATGATTCACATTATTCTCTATGAACCGGAAATCCCTCAAAACACCGGCGCGCTGATTCGGCTCAGCGCCAATATGGGCGCGCACCTGCACTTGATTCAACCCTATGCCTTCGATCTCAGCGAAAAGAAAGTCCGCCGCGCCGGTTTGGATTATGCCGAGCTGGCCAACCTGCATGAGCACGCTTCGCTCGACGCCTGCCTCGCAAGCTTGCAACCGAATCGGGTGTTCGCGCTGACAACCAAAACCGACCGTTATTATACCGAACCGAGCTTTGAAAACGGCGATGCCTTTTTATTCGGCCCGGAAAGTCGTGGCTTGCCTGCCGGCGTATTGGAAAGTCTGCCCGCCGAACAGCGTCTCACCATTCCAATGGTGCCGGGCGGCCGCAGTTTAAATCTGGCCAATGCGGTTTCCGTCATGGCTTATGAAGCTTGGCGCCAACTCGATTTTGATATGGATTTACCCAGTCACTGAACCGAAAAAACCACCAGGCCTGGTGGTTTTGGTGCCAATGCAAAATTACAAACCGGCTTAAAAATGCTCGGTTTCGGAGCGCCCATCGCGGTGCATCAACGCACTCACCGCTTCCTGCACCGTTTTTTCACCGCTGATAATGCGGTAAACCTGCTCCATAATCGGCAAATCCAAATTGTGCTGTTCGGCAAT
This window harbors:
- a CDS encoding dihydroorotate dehydrogenase, with translation MVDLSVDLKGIRFANPVAMASGNAGYGFEYQAVSGFSNRDVGAVFLKGTTLEPKLGNKPERVMESPCGLLNSIGLQNPGAHAVIADYLPKLDLSQTQFIINVSGSSVEEYAEVVRLFDQTDLPAIEVNISCPNVKKGGAAFGNDPEMAARVVEACRACTSKPLIVKLSPNQTDIAEGARRVIDAGADILSAINTMMGMQIDIDSATPTLGNNQGGLSGPAIKPIALLKVHQVYQVAKQYDVPIIGLGGIASAEDAIEFILAGASMVAIGTAIAKDPLLVKKVAKGVERYMKRHGYASVNEMTGRLTLNTDTVLCG
- a CDS encoding tRNA (cytidine(34)-2'-O)-methyltransferase, which translates into the protein MIHIILYEPEIPQNTGALIRLSANMGAHLHLIQPYAFDLSEKKVRRAGLDYAELANLHEHASLDACLASLQPNRVFALTTKTDRYYTEPSFENGDAFLFGPESRGLPAGVLESLPAEQRLTIPMVPGGRSLNLANAVSVMAYEAWRQLDFDMDLPSH
- the tyrS gene encoding tyrosine--tRNA ligase, with protein sequence MKTVEEQLAIIKRGAEEILVEKELVEKLESGKPLKVKAGFDPTAPDLHLGHTVLINKLKQFQDLGHEILFLIGDFTAMIGDPTGKSATRPPLSEDDVLRNAETYKEQVFKILDPAKTQVVFNSEWMSKLTAADMIKLAGTTTVARMLERNDFGDRYASNTPIAIHEFLYPLVQGYDSVAMDADIELGGTDQKFNLLMGRTLQQHYGKDAQCTLTMPILEGLDGVQKMSKSLGNYIGIKDAPNDMFGKVMSISDDLMWRYYELLSFETLETIAGYQQAVKDGENPRNIKIKLALELIERFHNKESAEAALKDFETRFSKNAIPDDMPEFTFHDVMPLANVLKEAGLVASTSDGHRMVKQGAVKLNGEKVSDSRAPVENCEGQVYQVGKRKFARITVQA